From the genome of Phycicoccus duodecadis:
GCGTGGGGACCGGTCACGAGCGGCGCTCCTTGGCCTCGGCGAGCTGGGTGGCCGAGGCCTTCTTGACCGTCTCGGTGCTGGCCCCCTCGTCGGGCATCGCCATGCTCTCGACGGTGGCGCTGCTGGCGGCGGCCCGGGCGGAGCGGCGCAGTCGCGCCGCAGCCTTCTCGGCCTCGGCGGCCGAGGGCGCGTCCCCGGCGCGGACGGCCTCGCTGGCGGTGCGCTTGGAGATGCGCACCGCGGCGAGCCCCTTGATGAGCGCGTCCTCGTAGACCTCGTCGGGGTCGAGCCGGCGCAGCTCGTCGGCCAGGCACTCGGCGTCACCCCGGTGCGGCAGCGCGACGGTGCGGTCGGGCTGCCCGGGCTGGCGCAGCACCGAGGTGTCGCCGTCCTCGGGGCGGACGAGGTCGACGGTCCCGCTCTTGCGGGCCAGCCGCACCGAGATGATGCCGGTGCCACGGCGCGAGTGGGCCATCTGCACCGGGCAGCGCAGCCGGACGGCCAGCCACCCGGCCAGGAGCTCGCCCGAGGGGGAGTCGGGGGCGGCCACGACGGTGGCCTCGGTGACCGGCTCGAAGGGAGCCTGGTCGAGCGCGGCGGCCAGCAGCCCGCGCCACAGGGTGACGCGCGACCACGCGAGGTCGGTGTCGCCGGGGGCGTAGGCCCCGGCGAGGCGCTTGAGCAGCGTGCGCGGCTGGCCGTGGGCTCGCGCGGCGTCGGTGATACGCCGCTGGCCCATGGCGCCGACGGGGTCGGCGGCGGGGTCCTTGGGCGCGTCGACCGGCCACCACACCACGATGGGGGAGTCGGCGAGCAGCAGGGGCGTGACGACGGCGCGGCCGTGGCCGGCCAGCG
Proteins encoded in this window:
- a CDS encoding glucose-6-phosphate dehydrogenase assembly protein OpcA; translation: MIVDLPNTSTAAVSKRLVKLRSDTGAMALSRVLTLVVVVDDEEAEAAIDTANDASRQHPCRIIVVVTGNRRGAARLDGQIRVGGDAGASEVVVLRLYGPLAGHGRAVVTPLLLADSPIVVWWPVDAPKDPAADPVGAMGQRRITDAARAHGQPRTLLKRLAGAYAPGDTDLAWSRVTLWRGLLAAALDQAPFEPVTEATVVAAPDSPSGELLAGWLAVRLRCPVQMAHSRRGTGIISVRLARKSGTVDLVRPEDGDTSVLRQPGQPDRTVALPHRGDAECLADELRRLDPDEVYEDALIKGLAAVRISKRTASEAVRAGDAPSAAEAEKAAARLRRSARAAASSATVESMAMPDEGASTETVKKASATQLAEAKERRS